ATGACTGTCTTGTAGCCGGCTTCGGCCGCTTCAATGGCCGTGGTCATCCCGCTGATTCCTCCGCCCACGACCAGTATTCTTTTTTCCTCTGCCATACTACTCCTCCATCAATAATGATAGGTTCTTCTCCCCTTGAACCCTTATGATTTTACAAACTTTTTGGGAAATGATTCATTCTTTTTTACCTTTAATGTCTCCTCAAGCATCAGGATATATTTCAGGTATTTGAATCCGAATTTCATCAGCGCGATCTCGTCGGTTTTCATCTTCTCGACCTCTTCTTTATCCATATCAAAAGAATCGAGAAACCTGCTCTCAAAGATAAATTTCTTGAATCTGTCTATATCATAACTTGCCATGTAAAGCATGCCCTGTTTCTTCGAGTCGAGTTGGGGCTGCCCGGAGGCATTTCTCCTTAACTGGATCTCTTTCCATTCCCTGTTCATCTCATCATAGAGCTCAACCCCCTGGTCGATCCTCCAGGTCTCGATGGTCCACTCCTTTTCCTCCTGATAACCGAGGCAATTAGGGTCTCTTACAAAAAAGTAGAATTCTTCATTTGCCGGCCCTTCCTTTGAGCCGCTTATCATCATAAGCCCCTGGCCAACCGGATAATATCGGCAGTTGGAAGGACGGTCTTCATAGATACTACAGCCTTCATCCGTAACAAAGGGACATTTCCCTTCATCATCCGTCATCTTAAGCACTGCGTAAGGATGTGAGGTCTTTTCATCAGTATGGGTGTATGTGTATCTATCCAGGAACTCTCCTGATGAAATTCCCAATCTATTTTTCATCCTTACGATGTCATAAGGCGTAAGAAGCACATCCGCACGGCTGCAGCATTTGCTGAAACAGGCGATACTTTTATAACACCCGAATTTGAATTTGGAATTCAGTGTGCGCTTAATAGGTTCTACAAGCCTTCTACTCAAAAACATGGTTTAATCCTTTGTCCCGAAAATGTCATTCTCTGGCTTGACCAGAGAATCCAGTTCCGCTTTTTTCTGGATTCCCCGATCAAGCATGCCCTCGAATGTCTTAATCGGGGGTCGGGGAATGACAGATGTGCCGACTTATCGGCATGTGGGTTTTGACTTCAATAGCTTATCCATTTCCTTATCTTTGAGTTTAAAGATTTCCTCGTTAAACAGAGTAAATCTTACCCATCTATAACCAAAATTCAAGAGTTCTTCCTCATCTTCCTTGATCTTTTCGATAACCTCTTTCTCTACATCATATATATCAAAAAACCTGGTTCCAAAAAGGAATCTCTTGAATTCACCAAGGTCATAACAGGCCCTATAAAGCAGCTTTGCCTTTCCTGAATCAAGCTTATTATTCTGGAAATAATCATGAAAGGTAATCTCTCGATAGGCTTCATTCATTTTGTCATAGATGCCGATCCCCTGAGCCTTCTTCCACTCCCCTGCTGTCCATTGTCTTTCATCTTCTCCTCCAGAGGCTGAACTGCCTTTGGCGGAAAATCCAAGACATGAGGGCTTCTCCTCTATTAAAAATTCTTCTTCTTTAGAAGAAGCAGGGAAGACAGGATACATCCTGCAGGACCATGGCCTGTCCTGATAAATACTACAACCATCCTCGGTAACAAAAGGACAACTCTTATTCTCATCCTCCATCATCTTAAGCACAACAAGAGGCAGCCCCTCATCTCCTAAGAGCGCAACCGTATATCTTTTTAAGAATTCTCCAGAGGACAGCCAGACCATCTTTCTCATCCTCAGGACATCATAGGGTGTAAGAAAGATATTGACATCATTACAGCAGGTGTTAAAACAAGAAAGCCCTTTATGACATGAAAATTTGAATCTGTCATTTAGAGAGAGCTTTCGTTGATTTTCAGTATATTTTTTATTCATAAACTATTCTCTATAAATTAACGCCTTAAATAATGAGATGCTGAAACAAGTTCAGCATGACAAGACAAAAGGTGTCATTCCGAACTTGTTTCGGAATCTCAAGACCCTGAAGTCCAGGGTGACAATTATCTTATGTCATTCCCCGATTAAATCGGGGGACGGCGTCTGGATTGTCCGATCAAGTCGGACAATGACGGCATTGGAATTGATAATAATATACTTTCGTTTTCCTTATGTGCCGACTTATCGGCACGATTGTTCCGTTCTAAATTTTTGGAGGGGCGGCCTGAAAGGTCGCCCCTCCATACATCATCTCATGGTCTACTATTTAATTAAACGATTAAACGATAGGAATCATCGGTCTTTCGATGGTCT
This Nitrospirae bacterium CG2_30_53_67 DNA region includes the following protein-coding sequences:
- a CDS encoding zinc/iron-chelating domain-containing protein, with product MFLSRRLVEPIKRTLNSKFKFGCYKSIACFSKCCSRADVLLTPYDIVRMKNRLGISSGEFLDRYTYTHTDEKTSHPYAVLKMTDDEGKCPFVTDEGCSIYEDRPSNCRYYPVGQGLMMISGSKEGPANEEFYFFVRDPNCLGYQEEKEWTIETWRIDQGVELYDEMNREWKEIQLRRNASGQPQLDSKKQGMLYMASYDIDRFKKFIFESRFLDSFDMDKEEVEKMKTDEIALMKFGFKYLKYILMLEETLKVKKNESFPKKFVKS